From Flavobacterium sp. 102, a single genomic window includes:
- a CDS encoding TspO/MBR family protein, with protein MQKILRIVLVVATCLVIGYLSGVVTRESITTWYPTLIKPVFNPPNWIFAPVWTVLYIMIGVAGGMIWNRMETDEENVKKAFKFFMYQLGLNALWSYLFFGLHNPLLALIEIILLWLVIFETYTQFKKIDKVAGMLFVPYLAWVSFATVLNASIWWLNK; from the coding sequence ATGCAAAAGATTTTAAGAATAGTCCTCGTTGTAGCAACATGTTTGGTTATTGGTTACTTATCCGGAGTAGTTACTCGTGAAAGTATTACGACTTGGTATCCGACATTGATTAAGCCTGTTTTTAATCCGCCGAATTGGATTTTTGCCCCGGTTTGGACAGTACTTTACATCATGATTGGTGTTGCAGGCGGCATGATTTGGAACCGAATGGAGACTGATGAAGAAAATGTCAAAAAGGCTTTTAAGTTTTTTATGTACCAATTAGGGTTGAATGCGCTTTGGTCTTATTTGTTCTTTGGATTGCACAATCCGTTATTGGCTTTGATTGAAATCATTTTGCTTTGGTTAGTGATTTTTGAAACCTATACTCAATTTAAGAAAATTGATAAAGTCGCCGGAATGTTGTTTGTTCCGTATTTGGCTTGGGTCAGTTTTGCTACCGTACTCAATGCGAGTATTTGGTGGTTGAACAAATAA